The genomic segment TTGTTTCCAGCATGGAAGCCTTTCTCAAATTGTATGATGAAATTGGAACTCACGCAGAACAAAGCGGTGTGTGACTGTCATAATCCTGGAGCACCATGGAAGCAAAAAATTCTTACATCCAGTATCTTAAAGATGCGCAACCCGGTTTATGGCATTCGGTCGTGTCAGCCGCTAACGACGGCCTGATCATGGTGGATGAGGACAATGACGCGGTTACAGCTACCAATCGTTTGTTGCTGACTTATCCGGGGTTGCATGACGTTCTGTCATTTTTGCATGATCAATGGGTTGAGCAGTTTTTGGATGATCATGGAACACTCTCTACCCTCCTTCAGAATCTTCCTCAAAAAAAATTAGATTAGGCATTCCTATTTCTTTTCAAACTTGTTAAGTCTCAGTTTAAGGTGGGAACCGTCAGAGGTTCCCCGGTTGCGTTGAACACGCGTCAGAATTGTGAAACAGTTTCAGCCTTGGGGATTCGTTTTGTCGCCGGATGCTCAACGGGTTGGTTCTGTTTTACGGTTTCTACTCAATCATAACAATGGTGACAGACAGGATGAGTATGGAATTGGCTGAAAAAATGAAATCTCTTCTCAGTTTTGCCAATCTGCAAACAAGGATCGGTGAAACTCACAAGAATACGGGCACTCTGGGCTATGATCCCTGGGGGTATAACGAAGATAGATTGCGCCAGTTTGCGAAACTGGGACAATGGATCTATGAAAAATATTTCAGGACCGAAGCCTTTGGACTGGAAAATATTCCGTCCCAGGGACGTGCGCTGATCATTGGAAATCATAGTGGGCAGTTGCCGATGGATGGTATTCTCGTTTCTATCGCGCTATTGACCAATCCGCATGGATCCAGAGTTCCACGGGCCATGATTGAACGGTTTTTTCCCACAGTTCCTTTTCTGGGAAACTTCCTGAATGAGATTGGTGCCGTTGTGGGCGATCCGGTGAATTGTATTAAAATGCTACAGCGAGATGAATCTGTGATTGTTTTTCCCGAGGGGGTCGGTGGTTCGGGTAAACCCTGGAAAAAACGCTATGAATTGCAACGGTTTGGAACAGGTTTTCTCAAAATCGCGATTGAAACCAAGAGCCCGATTATCCCGGTGGGGATTGTCGGCTGTGAAGAAACAATCCCGTCATTGGGAAGTATTGACCCCCTTGCCCGAATGCTGGGGTTGCCCTATGTTCCGATTTCATTGCCGGTGATTCTGCCAGCAAAGGTCTATCTCCATTTTGGCAAACCCATGATGTTTGAAGGAGATCCCACGAATGAAACACGGCTCAAGGAAATGGTAGAGGAAGTTAAAAACTCAATCAGATCTTTAATTCAGGATGGTTTTGATAAACGTCAAAGGGGGCGTTGATTTATGGCACAACAAAATAAACCACAAATATTGATCACCGGTGCCGGTGGAGAGCTGGCTCATCGGGTCGCTGAAAAACTGAAAAAAAATTATGATCTCATCGGTGTCGATTTCCGTGATGATTCCCACTATGATGATGAACTGGTGAAATACCGTCTGGATTTTTCAAAGCGGGGATTTGAGGAAGTATTCCGCCATCATGAATTTGAAGGTATCCTGCACCTGGGACGTTTGCGCATGACTCAGAAAGACCGGTTTAAACGGTATAATGTCAATGTGCTTGGAACACAGCGTCTATTGGAACTGGGCCGCAAATATGGGGTGAACCATTCCCTGGTTTTGTCCACTTATCATGTTTATGGTGCCCATCCTTATAATCCGTCCTTGATTGATGAAAGCTTTCCAATGAAAGCCGCGAACTGGTCCTCGGAACTGGTGGATGGTGTGGAGTTGGAAAATCTGGTGGCCATCAACATGCTGCGTCATCGCCGATCCCGGGTGACCATCCTGCGCCCCTGCAATGTCATTGGACCGGGAGTGAAAAACCAGATCAGCGGGTTGTTGTCGCAGAAAAAAGCACCGGTGATTTCAGGGTATGCTCCACTGATGCAGTTCATCCATGTGGAAGATCTGGCCGAAGCCATCGCCAAAGCCTACTCAACCAATCACCCCGGTATTTATAATGTGGCAACTGAAGACTGGATTCCTTATACGCGGGCGCTGGAACTGGCAGGTTGTGAAACTTTTTCGATTCCATCCGTGCCGCCATTGCTGACGCGACGGATCTGTTCTGTGATGAAAATCAAAAATTTGCCACCGCACATGGTCAATTATTTCAAATATCCCATTATTCTGGAGAGTTCATTGTTCAATAAAACATTTCATTTTGAGCCTAAATATACTTTGGATGAGATGTTTGGCTATTATCGTGGACTTAAATCGAATCAAAAAGATTGAACAAGGATAAGCTCCTTTGCAAAAACGCACGATCGATCAGAGCGATTTTTTTAGACGCACGATCGTGAGTTTTCACGCTGGATAGCAAATCGAACAATGTTTCAACTTTCGTAGTATAATCCAGATTCGTCAACAGGGTTTTTTCTGATGAATCCTGTTGACGATTCAATCAGGTTTTTAAGGCTTTTATTTTATGTTTTCCAATCGAACTCTTACATTCCGGCATACATTGCTGTTGTTGTTTCCATTGCTGACAGCATT from the SAR324 cluster bacterium genome contains:
- a CDS encoding acyltransferase family protein, with protein sequence MELAEKMKSLLSFANLQTRIGETHKNTGTLGYDPWGYNEDRLRQFAKLGQWIYEKYFRTEAFGLENIPSQGRALIIGNHSGQLPMDGILVSIALLTNPHGSRVPRAMIERFFPTVPFLGNFLNEIGAVVGDPVNCIKMLQRDESVIVFPEGVGGSGKPWKKRYELQRFGTGFLKIAIETKSPIIPVGIVGCEETIPSLGSIDPLARMLGLPYVPISLPVILPAKVYLHFGKPMMFEGDPTNETRLKEMVEEVKNSIRSLIQDGFDKRQRGR
- a CDS encoding NAD-dependent epimerase/dehydratase family protein, whose amino-acid sequence is MAQQNKPQILITGAGGELAHRVAEKLKKNYDLIGVDFRDDSHYDDELVKYRLDFSKRGFEEVFRHHEFEGILHLGRLRMTQKDRFKRYNVNVLGTQRLLELGRKYGVNHSLVLSTYHVYGAHPYNPSLIDESFPMKAANWSSELVDGVELENLVAINMLRHRRSRVTILRPCNVIGPGVKNQISGLLSQKKAPVISGYAPLMQFIHVEDLAEAIAKAYSTNHPGIYNVATEDWIPYTRALELAGCETFSIPSVPPLLTRRICSVMKIKNLPPHMVNYFKYPIILESSLFNKTFHFEPKYTLDEMFGYYRGLKSNQKD